In Nocardia sputorum, a single genomic region encodes these proteins:
- a CDS encoding DUF3817 domain-containing protein, with product MTTSENSTETTAAPAPARNAAKIGPALLRYRALAWITGLWLLLLTGEMIAKYGFDVHTPSWIAVVHGWVYFVYLLVTADLAVKVRWPVLRTVGTLLAGTIPLLSFFVEHVNAKQVKQTFGV from the coding sequence TTGACCACCAGCGAGAATTCCACCGAGACCACCGCCGCCCCGGCCCCGGCCCGGAACGCCGCCAAGATCGGCCCGGCGCTGCTGCGCTACCGGGCGCTGGCCTGGATCACCGGCCTCTGGCTGCTGCTGCTCACCGGTGAGATGATCGCCAAGTACGGCTTCGACGTGCATACCCCCAGCTGGATCGCCGTCGTGCACGGCTGGGTGTACTTCGTCTATCTGCTGGTCACCGCCGACCTCGCGGTCAAGGTCCGCTGGCCGGTCCTGCGCACCGTCGGCACGCTGCTCGCGGGCACCATCCCGCTGCTGTCGTTCTTCGTCGAGCACGTCAACGCCAAGCAGGTCAAGCAGACCTTCGGCGTCTGA
- the rdgB gene encoding RdgB/HAM1 family non-canonical purine NTP pyrophosphatase, giving the protein MTRRLLVASRNAKKLNELRRILDEAGIAGIEIVGLDDVPPYHEAPETGATFEENALAKARDGAAATGLPCVADDSGIEVDALNGMPGVLSARWSGRHGDDAANNALLLAQLSDVPDERRGGRFVSTCALVVPGGAETVVRGEWPGSIGRKPVGDGGFGYDPLFIPAGGEITAAQLTPAQKDAVSHRGRALAQLTPALAALAAD; this is encoded by the coding sequence ATGACCCGTCGTCTGCTGGTGGCCAGCCGCAATGCCAAGAAACTGAACGAACTGCGCCGCATCCTCGACGAGGCGGGGATCGCCGGGATCGAGATCGTCGGGTTGGACGACGTCCCCCCGTACCATGAGGCTCCCGAGACCGGCGCGACGTTCGAGGAGAACGCGCTCGCCAAGGCGCGCGACGGCGCCGCGGCCACCGGTTTGCCGTGTGTCGCCGACGATTCCGGCATCGAGGTGGACGCGTTGAACGGGATGCCGGGTGTGCTGTCGGCGCGCTGGTCGGGCAGGCACGGCGACGACGCGGCCAACAACGCGCTGTTGCTGGCGCAGCTGTCGGATGTGCCGGACGAGCGCCGGGGCGGGCGGTTCGTCTCGACCTGTGCGCTGGTGGTGCCCGGCGGCGCGGAGACGGTGGTGCGTGGGGAATGGCCCGGTTCGATCGGCCGGAAGCCGGTGGGCGACGGCGGTTTCGGCTACGACCCGCTGTTCATCCCGGCGGGCGGCGAGATCACCGCTGCCCAGCTGACGCCCGCCCAGAAGGACGCGGTGTCGCATCGCGGGCGGGCGCTGGCCCAGCTGACGCCCGCGCTGGCGGCGCTCGCCGCGGACTGA